A single genomic interval of Mucilaginibacter robiniae harbors:
- the proC gene encoding pyrroline-5-carboxylate reductase has translation MQAKHIAILGSGNIGLSLAKGLVKAQQYQPQQITLTRRNVAALNDLANQGYQTTADNAAAVAQADIIVLAVLPQQLNKLLDEIKPNIQTEKQLFISVISGVSCEDIRQYLGMDVQVIRAMPNTAIAIGHSMTCIAADRADAENLQLVKSMFDTVGISIQINEELMTSATALCACGVAFFLRSIRAASQGGTEIGFHAHDALKMAAQTAKGAADLLLQLASHPEQEIDKVTSPKGCTIAGLNEMEHNGFSSAMIKGIKLSADKAGVLYKKEG, from the coding sequence ATGCAAGCAAAACATATAGCCATTTTAGGCAGCGGTAACATTGGCCTTTCCTTAGCTAAAGGATTGGTTAAAGCCCAACAATATCAGCCTCAACAAATTACGTTAACCCGCCGCAACGTAGCAGCCTTAAATGATTTAGCCAATCAAGGGTATCAAACTACTGCCGACAATGCAGCCGCAGTGGCACAAGCAGACATCATTGTTTTAGCTGTGCTTCCGCAGCAACTAAATAAATTATTAGATGAGATCAAACCTAATATTCAGACTGAAAAACAACTATTCATATCGGTTATATCAGGTGTAAGCTGTGAAGATATCCGTCAGTATTTAGGTATGGATGTACAGGTAATCAGGGCTATGCCTAACACGGCCATTGCCATCGGCCACTCTATGACCTGCATTGCTGCCGACCGAGCTGACGCCGAAAACCTGCAATTGGTAAAATCCATGTTTGATACGGTAGGTATCAGCATACAGATTAATGAAGAACTCATGACCTCTGCCACTGCCCTGTGTGCTTGTGGCGTAGCCTTCTTTTTACGTTCCATCCGCGCCGCATCACAAGGTGGTACCGAAATTGGTTTTCACGCCCATGATGCTTTGAAAATGGCTGCACAAACCGCTAAAGGCGCTGCTGACTTGCTACTGCAACTGGCTTCACACCCTGAACAAGAAATTGATAAAGTAACTTCACCTAAAGGTTGTACTATTGCTGGCTTAAATGAAATGGAGCACAATGGCTTTAGTTCAGCCATGATTAAAGGTATTAAACTCTCAGCAGATAAAGCTGGAGTTTTGTACAAGAAAGAAGGTTGA
- a CDS encoding carboxymuconolactone decarboxylase family protein, translating into MRLQPLPLDQLSGTQRTLHENIQTGVQKYLKGFISQRADGALIGPFIPILHFPQFGGPAWDYTMALAENTTLPKPVHEVAILVTGAHFHSRYEIYAHEHVAEKIGLSVSKIATITAGERPSDLSDEEGIAYDVASVLSKGGQLSEYTYQAALKAFGEQGMAELVYLIGGYCLVSVMLNAYDISVPGREEGIG; encoded by the coding sequence ATGAGATTACAACCACTTCCCCTCGATCAGCTTTCAGGAACACAGCGCACCTTGCATGAAAACATACAAACAGGCGTTCAGAAATACTTAAAAGGCTTTATTTCTCAACGGGCAGATGGTGCGCTAATTGGTCCTTTTATACCGATACTGCACTTTCCACAATTTGGTGGGCCTGCTTGGGATTACACCATGGCATTGGCTGAAAACACCACCTTGCCTAAACCAGTGCATGAGGTAGCCATTTTGGTAACTGGTGCACATTTTCATTCTCGTTATGAAATTTATGCACATGAGCACGTAGCTGAAAAGATTGGTTTGTCTGTGTCGAAAATTGCTACCATTACAGCTGGCGAACGTCCATCTGATTTATCCGATGAAGAAGGCATAGCCTATGATGTAGCTTCCGTACTAAGTAAAGGCGGGCAATTATCGGAGTACACCTATCAGGCTGCCCTAAAGGCCTTTGGTGAACAAGGCATGGCTGAACTGGTTTACTTAATCGGCGGATACTGTTTGGTATCGGTAATGCTAAATGCTTATGATATATCTGTACCTGGCCGTGAAGAAGGTATTGGATAG
- a CDS encoding glycoside hydrolase family 3 C-terminal domain-containing protein — MKKKLKLLLFGIALLTICASYVPIKPKSNYLYRFQNPALTIEQRVNDLVSRLTLQEKVAQMLNSAPAVERLGIPAYNWWNESLHGIARTPFKVTVYPQAIGMAATFDVNSLHQMAEYTADEGRAIYNESIKKNQRGIYLGLTYWTPNINIFRDPRWGRGQETYGEDPFLTASMGKAFVTGLQGTDPVYLKAAACAKHYAVHSGPEPLRHEFNIDVNDYDLWDTYLPAFRELVVNAKVAGVMCAYNAFRGQPCCGSDILLTDILRNQWKFTGYMTSDCGAIDDFYQKHKTHTDAEKASVDAVLHGTDVECGNVSYLSLYKAVQDHLITEQQIDVSLKRLFTIRFRLGLFDPIGSNKYDKITTAALEAPEHKAHALKMARQSIVLLKNQNNTLPLSKILKKIAVIGPNADNANSVLGNYNGFPSEISTPYKAIKAKLSNNADVFCDQAINYTSASYTRNIDLGEVGRVDGHKGFKAEYYQNGDLSGTPAATRIESAINYIWREGTFVTGNVSQKNFSASWTTNYTAPSTDEITFELSGNKPYKLVIDGQERTLSGEPDGMGVKSYVLSTVQGKTYHIKLEYRQTEGRATFNFKAGVAIKADLNVIAQRVKDADAIVFVGGISPQLEGEEMRVNYEGFSGGDRTSIQLPKVQTDLLKALKQTGKPVIFVIMTGSAIAIPWEAENTSAILNAWYGGQSGGTAIADVLFGDYNPAGRLPVTFYKSDDDLSKFDDYSMNNRTYRYFTDKPLYGFGYGLSYTTFKYSQLTLPSAVDGNKAVPVTFKVTNNGSRDGEEVVELYVSHPNSPMKTAIRALKGFKRIYLKAGESRSLTFNLSPQDLSITSKDGITKELPGKIMVSVGGSQPDTQTRLTQKTIERSFTIKS, encoded by the coding sequence ATGAAAAAAAAACTTAAGCTATTGCTGTTCGGTATAGCCCTATTAACAATATGTGCTTCTTATGTTCCTATCAAGCCCAAAAGCAATTACCTATATAGGTTTCAGAATCCAGCTCTTACTATCGAGCAACGGGTTAATGATTTGGTATCCCGGTTAACCTTGCAGGAAAAGGTAGCGCAAATGCTAAACAGCGCCCCTGCTGTTGAACGCTTAGGCATACCAGCATACAACTGGTGGAACGAAAGCTTGCATGGTATTGCACGCACGCCCTTTAAAGTAACAGTTTACCCGCAAGCTATTGGCATGGCAGCCACTTTTGATGTGAACTCTTTGCACCAGATGGCTGAATATACAGCAGACGAAGGACGCGCTATTTACAATGAAAGCATTAAAAAGAATCAAAGAGGCATTTATCTAGGCCTCACCTACTGGACTCCCAACATCAATATATTTCGTGATCCGCGCTGGGGACGCGGGCAGGAAACCTATGGCGAAGATCCATTTCTGACCGCATCTATGGGCAAAGCCTTTGTAACTGGTTTACAAGGCACCGATCCGGTATATTTAAAAGCAGCAGCTTGCGCCAAACATTATGCTGTACATAGCGGCCCAGAACCTTTACGCCACGAGTTTAACATTGATGTAAATGATTATGATTTGTGGGACACCTATCTTCCGGCTTTTCGTGAGTTGGTTGTGAATGCTAAAGTTGCCGGTGTAATGTGTGCCTATAATGCTTTCAGAGGTCAGCCATGCTGCGGCAGCGATATTTTGCTCACTGATATTCTACGTAACCAGTGGAAGTTTACGGGGTATATGACTTCGGATTGTGGCGCTATTGATGACTTCTATCAAAAACATAAAACGCACACCGATGCCGAAAAAGCCTCAGTTGATGCAGTACTGCACGGTACCGATGTAGAATGCGGCAATGTATCTTACCTATCACTATACAAAGCGGTTCAAGATCATTTAATCACCGAGCAGCAAATTGATGTTTCGCTAAAAAGATTGTTTACCATACGTTTCCGCTTAGGCTTGTTTGATCCTATAGGTAGTAACAAGTATGATAAGATTACTACAGCTGCATTGGAAGCACCAGAACATAAAGCACATGCTTTGAAAATGGCTCGCCAATCTATTGTACTGCTCAAAAATCAAAACAACACTTTACCACTCAGTAAAATTTTAAAAAAGATAGCTGTAATAGGTCCAAATGCAGATAACGCTAACAGCGTACTAGGTAACTATAACGGTTTTCCATCTGAAATCAGCACCCCCTATAAAGCAATAAAAGCGAAGCTGAGTAACAATGCAGATGTATTCTGCGACCAAGCTATCAATTATACGAGCGCTAGCTATACCCGCAACATTGATTTGGGTGAAGTGGGTCGTGTTGATGGACACAAAGGTTTTAAAGCAGAGTATTACCAGAACGGTGATTTAAGTGGAACGCCGGCAGCTACACGTATAGAATCTGCTATAAATTACATTTGGCGTGAAGGCACTTTCGTGACTGGCAATGTTAGTCAAAAAAACTTTTCAGCTAGTTGGACAACCAACTATACGGCTCCCAGTACTGATGAAATTACTTTTGAGCTAAGCGGCAACAAGCCATACAAATTAGTTATTGATGGGCAGGAACGTACCTTAAGCGGTGAGCCAGATGGTATGGGTGTAAAAAGTTATGTACTGAGTACTGTTCAGGGTAAAACTTATCACATTAAATTAGAATATAGACAAACTGAAGGTCGGGCAACATTTAACTTTAAAGCTGGAGTAGCCATAAAAGCAGATCTGAATGTTATAGCGCAGCGGGTAAAAGATGCTGATGCTATTGTTTTTGTTGGCGGTATATCTCCTCAATTAGAAGGTGAAGAAATGCGCGTGAACTATGAAGGCTTTTCAGGTGGCGACCGCACTTCTATTCAATTACCTAAAGTGCAAACCGACTTATTAAAAGCATTGAAGCAAACCGGTAAACCAGTAATATTTGTAATAATGACTGGAAGTGCTATTGCCATACCTTGGGAAGCCGAAAATACATCGGCCATTCTCAATGCATGGTATGGAGGCCAATCAGGAGGTACGGCCATTGCCGATGTGCTGTTCGGCGATTATAATCCAGCTGGCCGTTTACCTGTAACTTTTTACAAAAGCGATGATGACTTGAGCAAGTTTGATGATTACTCCATGAACAATCGTACTTACCGCTATTTTACCGATAAACCTTTATATGGCTTCGGGTATGGCCTAAGTTATACCACTTTTAAATACAGTCAATTAACTTTACCAAGTGCAGTAGATGGCAACAAGGCAGTTCCGGTAACTTTTAAAGTTACCAATAACGGCAGCAGAGATGGTGAAGAAGTAGTGGAATTGTACGTTTCTCATCCTAATAGCCCAATGAAAACCGCAATTAGAGCATTAAAAGGGTTTAAGCGTATTTACTTAAAGGCAGGTGAAAGCAGATCATTAACTTTTAACTTATCACCACAAGACTTATCTATAACCAGCAAAGATGGCATAACTAAAGAGCTACCTGGCAAAATTATGGTGAGCGTGGGCGGTTCGCAACCAGATACACAAACGAGGTTAACTCAAAAAACTATTGAACGATCTTTTACAATAAAAAGCTAA
- a CDS encoding glycoside hydrolase, translating into MLSIKYRLLTLIFFLFTAYAYSQPQVTAWGNVTGIRKKGQLFSFETSLQYIQNDGKQILTTGREKQRPRYTRNNNAQTITTNLDSLFFLETITDNGNGKAQIDVKLTSHIDTNITGAYFVIRLPHPDFSQSRLMFNNNKQPLDWKVLSSNSLKNMPATSSGSFIYTSPATQLRVKTENKDSILVRKDAQTGDVYIYYPILLNHITKGQIVNKSFTIEVSGLVDKSSINLVLNATQQGRSFAGLGGNFRLQNPTTDPQVIDYSLENLRVAWGRVEMPWRFWHPDLHIDPIQNAKAGKLPTQVSKAMEMAQRLGKMGIPFVLSAWSAPNWAIEGTFHNEPVNGIWGNPLDAEHMQKIYVSIADYIIYLKDNYGVEPKLFSFNESDLGINIRLTAQQHDDFIKGLGAYFQSRGIQTKMLLGDNSDANSYTFIYPALNDAQARKYIGAISFHSWRGWETSTLQKWADAASKINVPLLVAEGSIDAAAWQYPAIFQEPDYAREEINLYMRLLSICQPASILQWQLTADYSPLAGGGIFGDNLPLRPTQRFWNLKQLSSTPAGLSAMPLQCNKADVSGAALGNTATGTYAIHLVNNGSTREVALTGLPNNATSFNVYITDKENAFKLLGNKKVSNGQIRFKTPAESYISLFSSK; encoded by the coding sequence ATGTTATCCATAAAATATCGTTTATTAACGCTAATATTCTTTTTATTTACGGCTTATGCCTACAGTCAACCACAGGTAACTGCCTGGGGCAATGTAACAGGTATACGCAAAAAGGGTCAGTTATTTTCGTTTGAAACTAGCTTACAGTATATTCAAAACGATGGTAAACAAATACTAACTACAGGACGCGAAAAGCAAAGACCTAGATACACCCGAAATAATAATGCACAAACTATTACTACAAACTTAGATAGTCTATTTTTTCTAGAAACGATTACTGATAATGGTAATGGAAAAGCGCAAATAGACGTAAAACTAACCTCGCATATTGATACAAATATAACCGGAGCTTACTTTGTTATCAGGTTGCCCCATCCAGATTTTAGTCAAAGCCGTTTAATGTTTAATAACAATAAGCAGCCGCTTGATTGGAAAGTACTAAGCAGTAATTCCTTAAAAAATATGCCAGCTACTAGCTCGGGTAGCTTTATTTATACTTCACCAGCAACGCAGTTAAGAGTTAAAACTGAAAACAAAGATTCTATTCTTGTAAGAAAAGATGCGCAAACTGGTGACGTGTATATCTACTACCCTATTTTACTAAATCATATAACTAAGGGCCAAATTGTAAATAAATCCTTTACTATCGAAGTTTCAGGTCTTGTTGATAAATCGTCTATTAATCTGGTACTCAATGCCACGCAGCAAGGCCGTAGTTTTGCGGGCTTAGGTGGTAATTTCCGGTTACAAAACCCAACTACCGACCCTCAGGTAATTGATTATAGCTTGGAAAACCTGCGTGTGGCTTGGGGGCGTGTAGAAATGCCCTGGCGATTTTGGCATCCTGATTTACATATCGATCCTATTCAAAATGCTAAAGCTGGTAAGCTACCTACCCAAGTGAGCAAAGCGATGGAGATGGCGCAACGCTTAGGTAAAATGGGCATTCCCTTTGTATTATCAGCATGGTCGGCACCAAATTGGGCTATTGAAGGTACCTTTCATAATGAGCCTGTAAACGGAATTTGGGGTAACCCGCTTGATGCAGAACACATGCAGAAAATTTATGTATCGATAGCTGATTACATTATTTACCTGAAAGATAACTATGGTGTTGAACCTAAGCTATTTTCCTTCAATGAATCAGATTTAGGTATTAATATAAGGCTTACGGCACAACAACATGATGATTTCATTAAAGGCTTAGGTGCATATTTTCAATCAAGAGGCATACAAACCAAAATGCTCTTAGGTGATAACTCAGATGCGAACAGCTATACATTTATCTATCCGGCATTAAATGATGCCCAAGCCCGCAAATATATTGGTGCTATATCTTTCCACTCATGGCGGGGCTGGGAAACATCAACCTTGCAAAAATGGGCTGATGCCGCCAGTAAAATCAATGTTCCTTTGCTGGTAGCCGAAGGTAGTATTGATGCTGCTGCCTGGCAGTACCCTGCTATATTCCAGGAACCTGATTATGCACGCGAAGAAATTAATTTATACATGCGCTTGCTCTCTATCTGCCAACCAGCATCTATTCTGCAATGGCAACTTACAGCTGATTACTCGCCTCTAGCTGGCGGCGGTATTTTTGGTGATAATTTGCCACTGCGCCCTACCCAACGGTTCTGGAACTTAAAACAACTGTCTTCAACACCTGCTGGTTTGTCGGCTATGCCGCTACAGTGCAATAAAGCAGACGTATCAGGAGCTGCTTTAGGTAATACTGCCACCGGAACTTACGCTATCCATTTGGTTAATAATGGTTCTACACGCGAAGTAGCACTAACAGGATTACCTAATAACGCTACTTCGTTTAATGTGTATATTACTGATAAGGAAAATGCCTTTAAACTGTTGGGCAACAAAAAAGTAAGTAATGGCCAGATAAGATTTAAGACCCCTGCGGAAAGTTACATATCTTTATTTAGTAGCAAATAA
- the argB gene encoding acetylglutamate kinase, which translates to MKPLYVIKIGGNVIDNSENLYYFLKDFTAIEGYKILVHGGGKIATQIGESMGIESKLVDGRRITDIETLRVVTMVYAGLINKNIVAQLQRFGSNAIGLTGADGDFIRAKKRPVKTIDYGFVGDLDEGSVNAGNISRLVEADFIPAFCALTHDGDGQMLNTNADTIASALAVALSQYYETTLVYCFEKKGVLQDINDDDSLIHDINPKRYDELKKHEIIHSGMLPKMDNAFAAIANGVRAVIIGKSDEINKLKQQQPFGTRLTQ; encoded by the coding sequence ATGAAACCATTATACGTTATCAAAATTGGCGGCAACGTTATTGACAATTCTGAAAACCTCTACTATTTTTTGAAAGATTTTACGGCTATTGAAGGCTATAAAATACTGGTACATGGTGGTGGCAAAATAGCTACTCAAATAGGTGAAAGTATGGGTATAGAGAGTAAACTGGTAGATGGCCGCCGCATAACTGATATTGAAACCTTGCGCGTGGTAACAATGGTTTATGCTGGATTGATTAATAAAAACATTGTAGCCCAGTTACAACGCTTCGGCAGTAATGCTATAGGGCTTACCGGTGCTGATGGTGACTTTATACGTGCTAAAAAACGTCCGGTAAAAACTATCGATTACGGCTTTGTGGGCGATTTGGATGAAGGTTCAGTAAATGCAGGTAATATTAGCAGGTTGGTTGAGGCAGATTTTATTCCAGCTTTTTGTGCTTTGACACATGATGGCGATGGACAAATGCTGAACACCAATGCAGATACCATAGCTTCGGCCCTAGCGGTAGCACTTTCACAATATTATGAAACCACACTGGTTTACTGTTTTGAGAAAAAAGGCGTGTTGCAGGATATAAATGATGATGATTCACTAATCCATGACATCAATCCTAAACGGTACGACGAATTAAAAAAACACGAGATTATTCATAGTGGTATGCTACCAAAGATGGATAATGCTTTTGCAGCCATTGCCAATGGCGTACGTGCAGTTATTATCGGTAAGTCAGATGAAATTAATAAACTCAAACAGCAGCAACCATTTGGTACACGTTTAACTCAATAA
- a CDS encoding OmpA family protein, translating to MKISKISYLLTAMALSAATMQSCKAKKAVTKPAPATTPAATTAPAPEKQPEPAPPAQPEPAPAPAKPDFNFSNIQFEFNSAVLKTSSYQILDKIAAEMKKDQAARFVLNGNSSAEGTVEHNMSLSVDRANSVKSYLVNAGINGDNLNVKGYGESKPLAPNTTEEGRELNRRVEVKLTK from the coding sequence ATGAAGATTTCCAAGATTAGCTATCTACTAACTGCTATGGCACTTTCGGCTGCTACCATGCAAAGTTGTAAAGCAAAAAAAGCAGTAACAAAACCAGCCCCAGCAACCACACCAGCTGCAACTACGGCACCAGCTCCTGAAAAGCAACCAGAGCCAGCACCGCCTGCCCAACCAGAGCCAGCACCTGCTCCAGCAAAGCCAGATTTTAACTTCAGTAATATTCAGTTTGAATTTAATTCGGCTGTATTAAAAACTAGTTCCTACCAGATTTTAGACAAAATAGCTGCTGAGATGAAAAAAGATCAAGCAGCCAGGTTTGTTCTTAATGGAAATTCATCTGCGGAAGGTACTGTTGAACATAACATGTCGTTATCAGTAGATCGTGCTAACTCGGTAAAATCATACTTGGTAAATGCCGGCATTAATGGCGATAACCTGAATGTAAAAGGTTATGGCGAAAGCAAGCCTTTAGCACCTAACACTACAGAAGAAGGCCGCGAATTAAACAGACGTGTAGAAGTAAAATTAACAAAATAA
- a CDS encoding transposase — protein MQEQEVKSYQRKTQKDYSLAFKLEIVDAVEKGELTYKQAQLRYGIQGRSTVLVWLRKHGRLDWKESETMKRDTPSKKIRELEKKLKRLEQEKEILNRAIDIADSQLHTDIRKKYLSLLSEATEQAQSKNGEPLDQ, from the coding sequence ATGCAAGAACAAGAAGTTAAGAGTTATCAAAGGAAGACTCAAAAAGATTACAGTTTAGCTTTTAAACTGGAGATCGTAGATGCGGTAGAAAAAGGCGAGCTTACTTACAAACAGGCCCAACTGCGTTATGGCATCCAAGGAAGAAGTACCGTTTTGGTTTGGTTGCGAAAACATGGTAGATTAGATTGGAAAGAATCGGAAACCATGAAAAGAGATACGCCCAGTAAAAAGATCAGGGAACTGGAGAAGAAGCTAAAGCGCCTGGAGCAAGAGAAAGAAATACTGAACCGGGCGATCGATATAGCCGATAGTCAGTTGCATACAGATATCAGAAAAAAGTATTTGAGCCTGTTGTCAGAAGCTACAGAACAGGCTCAAAGCAAGAACGGCGAACCGTTGGATCAGTAG
- a CDS encoding secondary thiamine-phosphate synthase enzyme YjbQ, with the protein MKIYQQALQLRARTRGFHLITTEIVQAIPQITEIKTGLCQVFIQHTSASLTINENADPTVRKDFETYFNKAVPENDSDYLHNDEGSDDMPAHLKAAMLGTSVTLPIRNGRLALGTWQGIYLCEHRNYGGQRNLIITAWGE; encoded by the coding sequence ATGAAAATTTACCAGCAGGCCTTACAGCTTCGGGCACGTACTCGAGGGTTTCACTTAATTACAACAGAAATTGTACAAGCGATACCACAAATAACTGAAATCAAGACAGGACTATGTCAGGTGTTTATACAGCATACTTCAGCTTCACTAACTATTAATGAAAATGCTGACCCAACGGTAAGAAAAGATTTTGAAACTTACTTTAACAAAGCAGTTCCTGAAAATGACTCGGATTACTTGCATAATGATGAAGGCTCAGATGATATGCCAGCCCATTTGAAAGCGGCAATGTTAGGCACTTCGGTAACTTTACCCATACGCAATGGCAGACTAGCACTGGGTACTTGGCAGGGAATTTATTTGTGTGAACACCGTAACTACGGCGGACAAAGAAACTTGATAATCACTGCTTGGGGCGAATAG
- a CDS encoding aspartate kinase, translated as MLTVEKIGGTSMSALADVIENIILYKRSGSELYNRIFVVSAFSGVTNLLLENKKTGEPGVYHLIVRQQDFKGTLDNLIVQLKQLNKKYEPLGLDLATADDFIEKHVRHAQRFLENLSGILASGYVSTEGILQAAREILASIGETHSAFVFTNILQNMGIHATLVDLSGFHDHEPYTIDQRIKHAFKDIDFASTICIVTGYTKGTEGIMREFDRGYSEVTFSKIAVALKPGEVIIHKEYHLCSADPVMVGINNCIPVGFTNYDVADQLADVGMEAIHPKASKPLEINNINLRIKNTFEPEHPGTLITREYVSSTKHVEVITGTNKLVIVDIYDPLMVGNVGTDLQIMQIFAKYNVSYNFKATSANSISIVIWEKDLKDELIKQLEANFERITVDKVAMVCLIGSNMDRTGLLATSAQALADAGINIISAGFALRKVNIQFIVAREHFDQAVIALNKSMK; from the coding sequence ATGTTAACTGTAGAAAAAATTGGCGGCACCTCTATGAGTGCACTTGCCGATGTAATTGAAAATATAATTCTGTACAAACGTTCTGGTTCTGAGTTGTACAACCGCATTTTTGTAGTGTCGGCTTTTTCTGGTGTAACCAACCTGTTGCTTGAAAATAAAAAGACCGGCGAACCTGGCGTTTATCACTTGATAGTACGGCAACAAGATTTTAAAGGCACGCTGGATAACCTTATTGTTCAGTTAAAACAACTGAATAAAAAATATGAGCCGTTGGGATTGGATTTAGCCACTGCTGATGATTTTATTGAAAAGCACGTGCGACATGCACAACGGTTTCTGGAAAATTTATCGGGCATATTGGCCTCAGGCTATGTAAGCACTGAAGGTATTTTGCAGGCTGCCCGCGAAATCTTAGCGTCTATTGGCGAAACGCACTCAGCATTTGTATTTACCAATATTCTGCAAAACATGGGTATTCATGCTACATTGGTTGATTTAAGTGGCTTTCATGACCACGAGCCTTATACTATTGACCAGCGTATTAAGCACGCCTTTAAGGACATTGATTTTGCTTCTACCATTTGCATTGTTACAGGTTATACTAAAGGTACAGAAGGTATTATGCGCGAGTTTGACCGCGGCTATTCTGAAGTGACTTTCAGTAAAATTGCGGTAGCCTTAAAACCTGGTGAAGTCATTATCCACAAAGAGTATCATCTATGCTCTGCCGATCCTGTAATGGTAGGTATTAATAACTGCATTCCTGTTGGTTTTACAAACTATGATGTAGCCGATCAGTTAGCTGATGTGGGTATGGAAGCCATTCACCCGAAAGCATCTAAACCACTCGAAATTAACAATATTAATTTGCGCATCAAAAACACCTTCGAACCTGAACATCCAGGCACGCTGATTACGCGCGAATATGTATCATCCACCAAGCATGTAGAGGTTATTACCGGCACCAACAAGTTGGTGATAGTGGATATTTACGATCCTTTAATGGTAGGCAATGTAGGTACTGATTTGCAGATTATGCAGATTTTCGCCAAGTATAATGTAAGCTACAACTTCAAAGCTACTAGTGCGAACAGTATCTCTATCGTAATTTGGGAAAAGGATTTAAAAGATGAGTTAATCAAGCAACTGGAAGCTAATTTTGAAAGAATTACGGTTGATAAAGTTGCTATGGTTTGCCTGATTGGTTCCAATATGGACCGTACCGGCTTACTAGCTACTTCA
- a CDS encoding NAD(P)/FAD-dependent oxidoreductase, with the protein MGLTQTPSQSQKSNKKRIVIVGGGFAGINLGRQLKDQDVEIIMLDKHNYHTFQPLLYQVAIGAIESDAVGFPLRRIFSGQKNFAFHMAEVQKINPEANTISTSIGDVPYDYLVIATGSNTNFFGNKEMEHFTMPMKSIPEALNIRSLVLQNLEQAMVTSDPAEREALLTFVVAGGGPTGVELSGAFAEMRQNMLRKDFPGFDVNEMKIYLAEGKPKLIAAMSEQASVKSKEFLTDMGVTIYNGVHVQSYDGLVLKIDNGVTLNTRNVFWTAGVRGEVPDGLPPEAITKGTRLQTDEVNRVKGYSNIFAIGDVAAVITSDTPNGHPGVAPVAIQQGAHLAKNIVHLIKGEDTEPFKYHDKGSLATIGRNRAVADLGKFKFQGFFAWILWLFVHIMSLAGFSNKLIVFFTWLINYFSKNTDNRMVVRYFDTKTMMTDPVAK; encoded by the coding sequence ATGGGTTTAACACAAACTCCTTCGCAGTCTCAAAAATCAAATAAAAAGCGCATAGTCATTGTTGGTGGCGGTTTTGCCGGTATAAACTTAGGTCGACAACTTAAAGATCAGGATGTAGAAATCATTATGCTAGATAAGCATAATTACCACACCTTTCAGCCTTTACTTTACCAGGTAGCTATTGGTGCTATTGAAAGCGATGCTGTTGGTTTTCCGCTACGCCGTATATTTTCCGGACAGAAAAATTTTGCCTTTCACATGGCTGAAGTGCAAAAGATTAACCCAGAAGCTAACACCATAAGTACCTCAATAGGTGATGTACCGTACGATTACTTGGTTATTGCTACTGGTTCCAACACAAACTTTTTTGGCAACAAAGAGATGGAGCATTTTACTATGCCCATGAAAAGCATACCGGAAGCACTGAATATACGCAGCTTGGTTTTACAAAACCTGGAGCAGGCAATGGTAACTTCTGATCCCGCTGAAAGAGAAGCCTTGCTTACTTTTGTGGTAGCTGGCGGAGGCCCAACAGGTGTTGAGCTTTCAGGTGCTTTTGCAGAAATGCGGCAGAATATGTTGCGTAAAGATTTTCCAGGATTCGACGTTAATGAAATGAAAATCTATCTGGCCGAAGGTAAACCTAAGCTGATAGCAGCCATGTCTGAGCAGGCATCGGTTAAATCTAAGGAGTTTTTAACTGACATGGGGGTAACCATTTACAATGGGGTACATGTGCAAAGTTATGATGGCTTGGTGTTGAAAATTGATAATGGTGTTACTTTAAACACCCGTAATGTATTCTGGACAGCCGGCGTACGTGGTGAAGTACCGGATGGCTTACCGCCTGAAGCAATTACCAAGGGTACCCGCCTGCAAACCGACGAAGTAAACCGGGTGAAAGGCTATTCTAACATTTTTGCTATAGGTGATGTGGCTGCTGTAATTACTTCAGATACGCCAAATGGTCACCCCGGAGTAGCTCCTGTTGCCATACAGCAAGGCGCACATTTAGCTAAAAACATAGTACACCTTATAAAGGGCGAAGATACGGAACCTTTCAAATATCATGATAAGGGTTCATTGGCTACTATAGGACGCAACCGTGCTGTAGCTGATTTAGGTAAATTTAAGTTTCAAGGCTTTTTTGCTTGGATTTTGTGGTTGTTTGTTCATATTATGTCATTAGCTGGATTTAGCAATAAGCTGATTGTGTTTTTTACCTGGTTAATTAATTACTTTAGTAAAAATACAGACAATCGTATGGTGGTTAGGTATTTTGATACTAAAACGATGATGACTGATCCTGTTGCTAAGTAA